A window from Cellulomonas sp. C5510 encodes these proteins:
- a CDS encoding DUF5998 family protein, with product MPAPSTDLLRDLHRAGYYPDLVADVLEVALADEPVEAHLVHPETTFDASEVRRHVTVLALTPTRLVVAHVDDHPADSEHPSASAAATTEAVPLSELRSVALTHVLGSPEQHRPGDPATELTLAIGWGAVSRVDLEPAQCGDPQCDADHGLTGTLTPDDVVVRVSAVAEGAGAVRDAVAFARRLSAASAR from the coding sequence GTGCCCGCTCCGTCGACCGACCTGCTCCGTGACCTGCACCGCGCGGGGTACTACCCCGACCTCGTGGCCGACGTGCTCGAGGTGGCTCTCGCGGACGAACCCGTCGAGGCGCACCTCGTGCACCCGGAGACGACGTTCGACGCCTCCGAGGTGCGCCGGCACGTGACCGTCCTCGCGCTGACGCCCACCCGCCTCGTCGTCGCCCACGTCGACGACCACCCGGCGGACAGCGAGCACCCCTCGGCGAGCGCCGCCGCCACCACGGAGGCCGTCCCGCTGTCGGAGCTGCGGTCGGTGGCGCTGACCCACGTGCTCGGCTCGCCCGAGCAGCACCGGCCCGGCGACCCGGCGACCGAGCTGACGCTGGCGATCGGGTGGGGCGCGGTGTCGCGCGTGGACCTCGAGCCGGCGCAGTGCGGCGACCCGCAGTGCGACGCCGACCACGGCCTGACCGGGACGCTCACCCCCGACGACGTCGTCGTCCGCGTGAGCGCGGTGGCCGAGGGCGCCGGCGCCGTGCGGGACGCCGTGGCGTTCGCGCGGCGCCTGTCCGCGGCGAGCGCGCGCTGA
- a CDS encoding thymidine kinase, whose protein sequence is MAELVFFCGTMDCGKSTLALQMHHNHQARGRDGVLFTRDDRAGEHRLSSRLGLSVPAHEVADTTDFWAEVVARRTGGRAVDFLICDEAQFYSAEQVDQLGRVVDELGADVFAFGITTDFRTRLFAGSARLLELADRVETLQVQALCWCGDRATHNARTEHGIMVVEGAQVVVGDVAVPDDEDAVGYEVLCRKHHRMRMTARSSRAGTMSPQTLDLLAGD, encoded by the coding sequence GTGGCAGAGCTGGTCTTCTTCTGCGGCACGATGGACTGCGGCAAGTCCACCCTGGCGCTGCAGATGCACCACAACCACCAGGCCCGCGGCCGCGACGGCGTGCTGTTCACGCGCGACGACCGGGCGGGGGAGCACAGGCTGTCCTCCCGCCTGGGCCTGTCGGTGCCCGCGCACGAGGTCGCGGACACCACCGACTTCTGGGCGGAGGTCGTCGCCCGTCGCACCGGCGGACGGGCCGTCGACTTCCTCATCTGCGACGAGGCGCAGTTCTACTCGGCCGAGCAGGTCGACCAGCTCGGACGCGTGGTGGACGAGCTCGGCGCGGACGTGTTCGCGTTCGGCATCACGACCGACTTCCGCACCCGGCTGTTCGCGGGCTCGGCGCGGCTCCTGGAGCTCGCCGACCGCGTGGAGACGCTCCAGGTGCAGGCCCTGTGCTGGTGCGGCGACCGGGCCACCCACAACGCCCGCACGGAGCACGGGATCATGGTCGTCGAGGGCGCCCAGGTGGTGGTCGGCGACGTCGCGGTGCCGGACGACGAGGACGCCGTCGGCTACGAGGTGCTCTGCCGGAAGCACCACCGCATGCGCATGACCGCCCGGAGCTCGCGGGCGGGCACGATGTCACCCCAGACGCTGGACCTGCTCGCGGGCGACTGA
- a CDS encoding trimeric intracellular cation channel family protein, which translates to MSVDLPLQPVLELLGVFVGALSGGLAAVRKGFDIFGIVVLAWAAGLGGGIMRDVLIGAVPPVGIAQWEFVVCACVAGLVTWAAHPGLGRLRRFVLVLDAGALALFTVVGTIKALEYGTGATAAVCAGVITGVGGGVLRDLLTGEVPVVLHQRQLYAIPSVLGALLVAVLWHQDALSVGTEVVAVLVVLGTRLVALRFRLQAPGPWDPAALRDARAGRTGRGRPGLGRAGRTERAARAARASRAGEPGRGVRAPGPGSGRLEPAPLVRWIARLRRRPGT; encoded by the coding sequence GTGTCCGTGGACCTCCCGCTGCAACCCGTGCTCGAGCTGCTCGGCGTCTTCGTGGGTGCACTGTCCGGCGGCCTCGCGGCGGTCCGCAAGGGCTTCGACATCTTCGGCATCGTGGTCCTGGCGTGGGCGGCCGGGCTGGGCGGCGGCATCATGCGCGACGTGCTGATCGGCGCCGTGCCGCCCGTCGGGATCGCGCAGTGGGAGTTCGTCGTGTGCGCGTGCGTCGCGGGGCTGGTGACCTGGGCGGCGCACCCGGGCCTGGGCCGGCTGCGCCGGTTCGTGCTGGTCCTCGACGCGGGGGCGCTCGCGCTGTTCACCGTCGTCGGGACGATCAAGGCCCTGGAGTACGGCACCGGTGCGACCGCGGCCGTGTGCGCGGGCGTGATCACGGGAGTCGGCGGGGGCGTGCTGCGCGACCTGCTGACGGGCGAGGTGCCGGTGGTGCTGCACCAGCGTCAGCTCTACGCGATCCCGTCGGTGCTCGGTGCGCTGCTGGTGGCGGTGCTGTGGCACCAGGACGCGCTGTCCGTCGGCACCGAGGTCGTCGCCGTCCTCGTCGTGCTCGGCACCCGGCTGGTCGCGCTGCGGTTCCGCCTGCAGGCGCCGGGGCCGTGGGACCCCGCCGCGCTGCGGGACGCGCGGGCGGGGCGCACCGGGCGGGGCCGCCCCGGGCTCGGCCGCGCCGGCCGCACCGAACGCGCCGCTCGGGCCGCCCGCGCGTCGCGGGCGGGCGAGCCGGGCCGGGGCGTGCGCGCGCCGGGGCCCGGCTCCGGTCGCCTCGAACCCGCACCGCTGGTCCGCTGGATCGCGCGCCTGCGCCGACGCCCCGGGACCTGA
- a CDS encoding inositol monophosphatase family protein, translating to MPGPAEVRALVDLAERFARSAGDLIRSTRPARVSVAATKSSDVDPVTAMDLASEAHLRALIAEHRPDDGVLGEEDGWQPGTTGLTWVLDPVDGTVNYLYGVPAYAVSVGVVAGEPDPERWTAVAGCVHSVVDGVTYTGGLGAGAYRDGARLAVNAPRPLATSLVGTGFGYRAERRRVQGRVLAELLPQVRDIRRIGAASLDLCRVAEGTLDAMYERGLNPWDVAAGEVIAREAGAQVSGLRGRRASRDMTVVGPRETVAELAALLAGLGADADA from the coding sequence CTGCCCGGCCCCGCCGAGGTCCGGGCGCTCGTCGACCTCGCCGAGCGCTTCGCCCGCTCCGCCGGCGACCTGATCCGCTCGACCCGGCCGGCGCGGGTGTCCGTGGCCGCCACCAAGTCCAGCGACGTCGACCCCGTCACCGCGATGGACCTGGCGTCCGAGGCCCACCTGCGCGCGCTGATCGCCGAGCACCGGCCGGACGACGGCGTGCTGGGGGAGGAGGACGGCTGGCAGCCTGGCACCACCGGGCTCACCTGGGTGCTGGACCCGGTCGACGGCACCGTGAACTACCTGTACGGCGTGCCGGCCTACGCGGTCTCCGTCGGGGTGGTCGCCGGTGAGCCGGACCCGGAGCGGTGGACGGCCGTGGCGGGGTGCGTGCACTCGGTGGTGGACGGCGTGACGTACACCGGCGGCCTGGGCGCGGGTGCCTACCGGGACGGCGCACGTCTGGCCGTGAACGCGCCGCGTCCGCTCGCGACGTCGCTCGTCGGCACAGGCTTCGGCTACCGGGCGGAGCGTCGCCGGGTCCAGGGCCGCGTGCTGGCCGAGCTGCTGCCGCAGGTGCGGGACATCCGACGCATCGGCGCGGCGTCGCTCGACCTGTGCCGCGTGGCGGAGGGGACGCTCGACGCGATGTACGAGCGGGGACTGAACCCGTGGGACGTCGCCGCCGGCGAGGTGATCGCCCGGGAGGCGGGTGCGCAGGTGAGCGGCCTGCGGGGCCGTCGTGCGAGCCGTGACATGACCGTCGTGGGCCCGCGCGAGACGGTCGCGGAGCTCGCCGCGCTGCTGGCCGGGCTGGGCGCCGACGCGGACGCCTGA
- a CDS encoding DUF4193 domain-containing protein, translated as MATDYDAPRKTEEDLSEDSLQELQARRSDKNSGVVDEDETEAAEGFELPGADLSGEELSVRVLPRQADEFTCSKCFLVHHRSQLAYEKDGMPVCSECAA; from the coding sequence ATGGCAACCGACTACGACGCCCCGCGCAAGACCGAGGAGGACCTGAGCGAGGACTCGCTCCAGGAGCTCCAGGCCCGGCGCTCCGACAAGAACTCGGGCGTGGTGGACGAGGACGAGACCGAAGCAGCCGAAGGGTTCGAGCTCCCGGGCGCGGACCTGTCCGGCGAGGAGCTCTCCGTCCGGGTGCTGCCGCGTCAGGCCGACGAGTTCACGTGCTCCAAGTGCTTCCTGGTGCACCACCGCAGCCAGCTCGCGTACGAGAAGGACGGCATGCCCGTCTGCTCGGAGTGCGCGGCCTGA
- a CDS encoding DNA topoisomerase (ATP-hydrolyzing) subunit A — MARRSSTPDVPPEDVVERIVDIDVATEMEGSFLEYAYSVIYSRALPDARDGLKPVQRRILFQMHDMGLRPDRAHVKSARVVGEVMGKLHPHGDAAIYDAMVRMAQPFSLRLPLVDGHGNFGSLDDGPAAPRYTEARMAPAALAMTAGLDEDVVDFVPNYDNKLTQPGVLPSAIPNLLVNGASGIAVGMATNMAPHNLVEVVAAARHLVLHPEATLEELMRFVPGPDLPSGGKVVGLDGVRDAYRTGRGAFRTRATARIENVTPRRKGIIVTELPYTVGPEKVIEKIKEGVQSKKLSGISDALDLTDRQHGLRLVIEVKTGFNPEAVLEQLYRYTPLEDSFSINNVALVDGQPRTLGLRDLLQVWVDHRISVVRRRSQFRLTRKRERLHLVEGLLVAILDIDEVIQVIRSSDDAETARTRLRDVFDLSEPQAEYILELRLRRLTRFSRIELEKERDELAEQIAALEALLADEDLLRGTVSDEMAEVAATYGTPRRTILLESAGGSVTAAEGAPAPRSTRGAAPALSLEIEDAPCLALLSGTGLVARTAGTDVALRPAPDSGRSRHDVLAGAVPTTVRGEVGVLTSRGVVRRVSVLDLPALPPTDGAPNLSGGLPLPELLALEAGERVVGLVPVTADAPTLALGTAQGVVKRVTPGEAPANRDAWEVVALKDGDEVVGCASVSDEDELVFIASDAALLHFPAGSVRPQGRPAGGMAGIKLAPGARVVHFGALPAGSDPDGTVVVTVAGTSGALPGTQAGTAKVTPFGRFPGKGRATGGVRAHRFLKGEDALFLAWAGPAPARATGSAGQPVDLPEPDDRRDGSGQPLAAPPVAIG; from the coding sequence ATGGCGCGCCGCAGCAGCACCCCCGACGTCCCGCCGGAGGACGTCGTCGAGCGCATCGTCGACATCGACGTCGCGACCGAGATGGAGGGCTCGTTCCTCGAGTACGCCTACTCCGTCATCTACTCCCGCGCGCTCCCGGACGCCCGCGACGGCCTCAAGCCCGTGCAGCGGCGGATCCTGTTCCAGATGCACGACATGGGCCTGCGGCCCGACCGCGCCCACGTGAAGTCGGCCCGCGTGGTCGGCGAGGTGATGGGCAAGCTCCACCCGCACGGCGACGCGGCGATCTACGACGCGATGGTGCGCATGGCGCAGCCGTTCTCGCTGCGGCTGCCCCTGGTCGACGGGCACGGCAACTTCGGCTCGCTCGACGACGGCCCTGCCGCGCCCCGGTACACCGAGGCGCGCATGGCGCCGGCCGCGCTGGCCATGACGGCCGGCCTGGACGAGGACGTCGTCGACTTCGTCCCCAACTACGACAACAAGCTCACGCAGCCGGGCGTCCTGCCGTCCGCCATCCCGAACCTCCTCGTCAACGGCGCGTCCGGCATCGCGGTCGGCATGGCGACCAACATGGCCCCCCACAACCTGGTCGAGGTCGTCGCGGCCGCCCGGCACCTGGTGCTCCACCCGGAGGCGACGCTCGAGGAGCTCATGCGGTTCGTCCCCGGGCCCGATCTGCCCTCGGGCGGCAAGGTCGTGGGGCTCGACGGGGTGCGCGACGCGTACCGCACGGGACGCGGGGCGTTCCGCACCCGCGCGACCGCCCGCATCGAGAACGTCACGCCGCGCCGCAAGGGCATCATCGTCACCGAGCTGCCGTACACCGTCGGCCCGGAGAAGGTCATCGAGAAGATCAAGGAGGGCGTGCAGTCCAAGAAGCTCTCCGGCATCTCGGACGCGCTCGACCTCACGGACCGGCAGCACGGGCTGCGCCTGGTGATCGAGGTGAAGACGGGTTTCAACCCCGAGGCCGTGCTGGAGCAGCTCTACCGGTACACGCCGCTCGAGGACTCGTTCTCGATCAACAACGTGGCGCTCGTCGACGGGCAGCCGCGCACGCTCGGCCTGCGCGACCTGCTGCAGGTCTGGGTCGACCACCGCATCTCCGTCGTGCGCCGGCGCAGCCAGTTCCGGCTCACCCGCAAGCGGGAGCGCCTGCACCTGGTCGAGGGCCTGCTCGTCGCGATCCTCGACATCGACGAGGTCATCCAGGTCATCCGGTCGTCCGACGACGCGGAGACCGCCCGCACCCGCCTGCGCGACGTCTTCGACCTGTCCGAGCCGCAGGCCGAGTACATCCTGGAGCTGCGCCTGCGCCGGCTCACCCGGTTCTCCCGCATCGAGCTGGAGAAGGAGCGCGACGAGCTCGCCGAGCAGATCGCGGCCCTCGAGGCGCTCCTGGCGGACGAGGACCTGCTGCGCGGCACCGTGTCCGACGAGATGGCCGAGGTCGCCGCCACGTACGGCACACCCCGGCGCACCATCCTGCTCGAGTCCGCCGGCGGGTCCGTGACCGCCGCGGAAGGCGCCCCGGCGCCGCGCTCGACGCGGGGTGCGGCACCGGCCCTCTCGCTGGAGATCGAGGACGCCCCGTGCCTCGCGCTGCTCTCCGGGACCGGGCTGGTGGCCCGCACGGCGGGGACCGACGTCGCGCTGCGGCCCGCGCCGGACTCCGGGCGCTCCCGGCACGACGTCCTCGCGGGCGCCGTCCCGACGACCGTGCGCGGGGAGGTCGGTGTGCTCACGTCCCGCGGCGTGGTGCGCCGCGTGTCCGTGCTCGACCTGCCGGCGCTGCCGCCGACCGACGGTGCGCCGAACCTGTCCGGCGGGCTGCCGCTGCCGGAGCTGCTGGCGCTCGAGGCGGGTGAGCGGGTCGTCGGGCTGGTCCCGGTGACCGCGGACGCCCCGACCCTCGCGCTCGGGACCGCCCAGGGCGTCGTCAAGCGGGTCACGCCCGGCGAGGCGCCCGCCAACCGCGACGCCTGGGAGGTCGTGGCGCTCAAGGACGGCGACGAGGTGGTCGGCTGCGCGTCCGTGAGCGACGAGGACGAGCTCGTCTTCATCGCGTCGGACGCCGCTCTCCTGCACTTCCCCGCCGGCTCGGTCCGACCCCAGGGACGCCCCGCCGGCGGCATGGCGGGCATCAAGCTGGCGCCCGGCGCGCGGGTCGTGCACTTCGGCGCCCTGCCCGCGGGCAGCGACCCCGACGGCACCGTCGTGGTCACGGTGGCCGGGACGTCCGGCGCGCTCCCCGGCACCCAGGCCGGCACGGCGAAGGTGACGCCGTTCGGCCGGTTCCCCGGGAAGGGCCGCGCGACGGGCGGCGTGCGGGCGCACCGCTTCCTCAAGGGCGAGGACGCGCTGTTCCTCGCCTGGGCGGGGCCGGCACCGGCACGCGCGACCGGGTCCGCCGGCCAGCCCGTCGACCTGCCGGAGCCGGACGACCGGCGCGACGGCTCGGGTCAGCCGCTCGCCGCGCCACCGGTCGCGATCGGCTGA
- the sepH gene encoding septation protein SepH, translating into MAELELIGLHEDGEHLVLAAADGQRYRLRIDEPLRAAVRRDRPQLEQIRAEQSGVPSPREIQARVRAGQSAEQIAEESGLAVEHVRRFEGPVLAEREFVAEQARATRVGRDVGAPVLGELVVDRLAARGVDPEGVEWDAYREPGAGWTVVARFRVEDDAREARWGYDASTRAVHAEEDEARWLSETEIADGPVPRRHLSAVRDLVYDVDADVRPVLAAVDGPAPAEQAEDPVDDLRATSELLDDLRARRGVRQALELDEDEDDPFGGFGPQHAFDFGQLGDEPEGDAPGAHPVDVPPAAEARIYPAPSRALDAEEPATPVALEPGELPPGDRAAGAGPADEPAQRPEEREARPRGSSRRSRPKVPSWDEIVFGAKPE; encoded by the coding sequence ATGGCTGAGCTGGAGCTGATCGGGCTGCACGAGGACGGGGAACACCTCGTGCTCGCCGCGGCCGACGGGCAGCGCTACCGCCTGCGCATCGACGAGCCGCTGCGTGCCGCCGTGCGGCGCGACCGCCCGCAGCTGGAGCAGATCCGCGCGGAGCAGTCGGGGGTGCCGAGCCCCCGCGAGATCCAGGCGCGCGTGCGCGCCGGGCAGTCCGCCGAGCAGATCGCGGAGGAGTCGGGGCTGGCGGTGGAGCACGTGCGCCGGTTCGAGGGCCCCGTGCTCGCCGAGCGCGAGTTCGTGGCCGAGCAGGCGCGGGCGACGCGCGTCGGACGGGACGTGGGCGCGCCGGTCCTCGGCGAGCTCGTCGTCGACCGGCTCGCGGCGCGGGGTGTCGACCCCGAGGGCGTCGAGTGGGACGCGTACCGCGAGCCCGGCGCGGGCTGGACGGTCGTCGCCCGGTTCCGTGTCGAGGACGACGCCCGTGAGGCGCGGTGGGGCTACGACGCGTCGACGCGGGCCGTGCACGCGGAGGAGGACGAGGCCCGCTGGCTGTCCGAGACGGAGATCGCCGACGGCCCGGTGCCGCGGCGCCACCTGTCGGCCGTGCGCGACCTCGTGTACGACGTCGACGCCGACGTGCGGCCCGTCCTCGCGGCCGTGGACGGGCCGGCGCCCGCCGAGCAGGCCGAGGACCCGGTCGACGACCTGCGCGCGACGAGCGAGCTGCTCGACGACCTGCGCGCGCGCCGCGGCGTGCGGCAGGCGCTGGAGCTCGACGAGGACGAGGACGACCCCTTCGGCGGCTTCGGTCCGCAGCACGCGTTCGACTTCGGCCAGCTCGGCGACGAGCCCGAGGGGGACGCGCCCGGCGCGCACCCGGTGGACGTCCCGCCCGCGGCCGAGGCCCGCATCTACCCGGCACCGTCCCGCGCGCTGGACGCCGAGGAGCCCGCGACGCCCGTCGCGCTGGAGCCCGGCGAGCTCCCGCCGGGCGACCGGGCCGCCGGCGCCGGGCCCGCGGACGAGCCGGCACAGCGCCCCGAAGAGCGCGAGGCCCGTCCGCGCGGCAGCAGCCGCCGCAGCCGGCCGAAGGTGCCGAGCTGGGACGAGATCGTGTTCGGGGCCAAGCCGGAGTGA
- a CDS encoding GNAT family N-acetyltransferase has protein sequence MAEVTGDARADQARDAAAPAGYPESWEADVVLRDGSTTHVRPIRAEDAAALQAFHVAQSEASTFLRFFAPLERLPDRDLARFTQVDHHDRVALVAVTGDEAIIGVARYDRVGPDEAEVAFNIADAHHGRGLGSVLLEHLAAAARERGVRRFTADVLPQNGRMIAVFREAGYTLHQRLEDGVVTVSFDIHPTDRSLAVTAAREHTAESRSVQGLLAARSVLLLTSPDAEPGSLPDLLASRVLADLAAGGVHGAGEPEHRTGAVVDPAGPAEPVQVHVVGRAPGPGTPVAVRTWPDLDAVPGPVDLAVLALPAADAVVAVRSLGRLGVRGVVVLSAGFAETGPTGLALQRALLRTAHAAGMRVVGPVSYGLLTHAAGGLLNASLTEDPPPAGRIGLFCQSAPAAVSLLGSVRRRHLGLAHLVSAGNRADVSGNDLMQFWQDDDGTDVVALYLESIGNPRKFSRVARRLARVKPVVVVTAGRSGHVVPPGHAVRPTQAPRRTLDEVMRRSGVVLVDNTHQMLEAAQLFALQPLPPGRRAAVVASSPSMAALVQEAVVTAGLTVAGEAVILAEDADEDRVTRAFADVYADPGVDVVVTVHVPTAGPRDDRVAQALARAAAGSGRTSVACLLGLHGATPQLTAPDPDGRLRTVPAYTTPEDAVLALGQAVRYAAWRSGDRGALVHPEGVHARTARRLIDSWLDEAGRPASLDLGADRAAELLALAGVHVLPSVPVHDADEAVAAAERLGWPVALKSTVPALRHRSDLGGVRLDVHDAAELRADVAQVLALAAPHAPAEGRAPLEVQAMAPHGVATVIRSSEDPLFGPVLGFGLGGDTTDLLGDLAYAVTPLTDVDVSEMVRAPRSSPRLFGYRGVPPLDVAAVEDVLARVSVLADNLPELLALELNPVVVAERGAYVLGATARVGTAARADGPRRALPG, from the coding sequence ATGGCGGAGGTCACCGGGGACGCGCGCGCCGACCAGGCGCGGGACGCCGCCGCGCCGGCCGGCTACCCGGAGAGCTGGGAGGCCGACGTCGTGCTGCGGGACGGCAGCACCACCCACGTCCGCCCGATCCGGGCGGAGGACGCCGCCGCGCTCCAGGCGTTCCACGTCGCGCAGTCCGAGGCGTCGACCTTCCTGCGGTTCTTCGCGCCGCTGGAGCGCCTCCCGGACCGCGACCTGGCCCGGTTCACCCAGGTCGACCACCACGACCGGGTGGCGCTGGTGGCGGTGACGGGGGACGAGGCGATCATCGGGGTCGCCCGCTACGACCGCGTCGGTCCGGACGAGGCGGAGGTCGCCTTCAACATCGCCGACGCGCACCACGGCCGGGGGCTGGGCTCCGTGCTGCTGGAGCACCTGGCCGCCGCGGCGCGCGAGCGCGGGGTGCGCCGCTTCACCGCCGACGTGCTGCCGCAGAACGGCCGGATGATCGCCGTGTTCCGCGAGGCGGGCTACACGCTGCACCAGCGGCTCGAGGACGGCGTGGTCACCGTGTCGTTCGACATCCACCCGACGGACCGGTCGCTGGCCGTGACCGCGGCGCGCGAGCACACCGCGGAGTCGCGCAGCGTGCAGGGGCTGCTCGCCGCACGCTCGGTGCTGCTGCTGACGTCGCCGGACGCGGAGCCCGGGTCGCTGCCGGACCTGCTGGCGTCCCGGGTGCTCGCGGACCTCGCGGCGGGCGGGGTGCACGGGGCGGGCGAGCCGGAGCACCGCACCGGCGCGGTCGTGGATCCCGCGGGCCCGGCGGAACCGGTGCAGGTGCACGTCGTCGGACGCGCACCCGGCCCCGGCACGCCGGTGGCGGTGCGGACGTGGCCGGACCTGGACGCGGTGCCCGGGCCGGTGGACCTGGCCGTGCTCGCGCTGCCCGCAGCGGACGCCGTCGTCGCCGTGCGCTCGCTCGGGCGCCTGGGGGTACGGGGCGTCGTGGTGCTCTCCGCGGGCTTCGCGGAGACCGGACCGACCGGCCTGGCGCTGCAGCGCGCGCTGCTGCGCACCGCCCACGCCGCCGGCATGCGCGTCGTCGGGCCCGTCTCGTACGGCCTGCTCACGCACGCCGCCGGCGGCCTGCTGAACGCCTCCCTGACGGAGGACCCGCCGCCCGCGGGCCGGATCGGCCTGTTCTGCCAGTCCGCCCCCGCGGCCGTGTCGCTGCTGGGGTCCGTGCGCCGGCGGCACCTCGGCCTGGCCCACCTGGTGTCGGCGGGCAACCGTGCCGACGTCTCCGGGAACGACCTCATGCAGTTCTGGCAGGACGACGACGGCACCGACGTCGTCGCGCTGTACCTGGAGTCGATCGGCAACCCGCGCAAGTTCTCCCGGGTGGCCCGCCGGCTGGCCCGGGTGAAGCCCGTCGTGGTGGTCACCGCGGGGCGCTCCGGGCACGTCGTGCCGCCCGGCCACGCCGTACGGCCCACCCAGGCCCCGCGCCGGACGCTCGACGAGGTGATGCGCCGCTCCGGCGTGGTGCTCGTCGACAACACGCACCAGATGCTGGAGGCCGCCCAGCTGTTCGCGCTGCAGCCCCTGCCGCCGGGCCGTCGCGCCGCCGTGGTGGCGTCGTCGCCGTCGATGGCGGCGCTCGTGCAGGAGGCGGTCGTCACCGCCGGCCTGACCGTCGCGGGCGAGGCGGTGATCCTGGCCGAGGACGCCGACGAGGACCGCGTCACCCGCGCGTTCGCCGACGTGTACGCCGACCCCGGGGTCGACGTCGTGGTCACCGTGCACGTGCCCACCGCCGGGCCGCGCGACGACCGTGTCGCCCAGGCGCTCGCCCGCGCCGCCGCTGGGTCGGGCCGCACCTCGGTGGCGTGCCTGCTCGGCCTGCACGGCGCGACGCCCCAGCTCACGGCCCCCGACCCCGACGGCCGGCTGCGCACCGTGCCCGCGTACACCACCCCGGAGGACGCCGTGCTCGCCCTCGGGCAGGCGGTCCGGTACGCCGCGTGGCGGTCCGGGGACCGCGGCGCCCTGGTGCACCCCGAGGGCGTGCACGCGCGCACAGCGCGGCGGCTGATCGACTCCTGGCTCGACGAGGCGGGACGGCCCGCCTCGCTCGACCTGGGGGCGGACCGTGCCGCGGAGCTGCTGGCGCTCGCCGGCGTCCACGTCCTCCCGTCCGTGCCGGTCCACGACGCCGACGAGGCGGTCGCCGCCGCCGAGCGCCTCGGCTGGCCGGTCGCCCTGAAGTCGACCGTGCCGGCCCTGCGGCACCGCTCCGACCTCGGCGGCGTGCGGCTCGACGTGCACGACGCCGCGGAGCTGCGCGCCGACGTCGCCCAGGTGCTCGCGCTCGCCGCCCCGCACGCACCCGCGGAGGGCCGGGCACCCCTGGAGGTCCAGGCGATGGCGCCGCACGGCGTCGCGACCGTCATCCGCTCGTCGGAGGACCCGCTGTTCGGCCCGGTGCTCGGGTTCGGCCTCGGCGGCGACACCACCGACCTGCTGGGTGACCTCGCGTACGCCGTGACGCCGCTGACCGACGTCGACGTCTCCGAGATGGTGCGTGCCCCGCGCTCCTCGCCCCGGCTCTTCGGCTACCGGGGCGTCCCGCCTCTCGACGTCGCCGCCGTGGAGGACGTGCTCGCGCGGGTCTCCGTGCTCGCGGACAACCTGCCGGAGCTGCTCGCGCTCGAGCTCAACCCGGTCGTCGTCGCGGAGCGCGGGGCGTACGTGCTCGGCGCCACGGCACGGGTCGGGACGGCCGCGCGCGCCGACGGGCCGCGCCGGGCGCTGCCGGGATGA
- a CDS encoding alkaline phosphatase family protein, with protein sequence MTTATSSTVPVRLADAGLVLPDYAGPSLSGLLPAVADALGAPVPEGPERRAQLGLEPTHRVCVVLVDGLGYENLAERAGHAPFLRSLLDGASSLSAGYPSTTAASMGSFGTGTAPGRTGLVGYTVRNPRDGRLANMVSWEGLGPAREWQREPTVFERLVAHGVTVTTVGPGKFMGSGLTEAALRGGGYRAAEPLAARVDAALRLLREPGLVYLYWGDVDKTGHHEGCGSWQWGDELGALDGELRRLVRSLPRGASVVVTADHGMVDVDPARRWDVAGTPGLAQDVELVAGEPRALHVHLRPGADPEAAAERWADVLGDAAVVLTGDVAVGAGLFGAVSDHVRPLIGDLVVATTGRATVVDSRTQTPASLQLVGVHGSLTPAEVRVPLLAVHT encoded by the coding sequence ATGACGACCGCGACGTCGTCCACCGTTCCGGTCCGGCTCGCGGACGCGGGGCTGGTGCTGCCCGACTACGCGGGGCCGTCGCTGTCGGGGCTGCTGCCCGCCGTCGCCGACGCGCTCGGCGCCCCCGTGCCGGAGGGCCCCGAGCGCCGCGCCCAGCTCGGCCTGGAGCCGACGCACCGCGTGTGCGTCGTGCTCGTCGACGGCCTCGGGTACGAGAACCTCGCCGAGCGCGCCGGCCACGCGCCGTTCCTGCGGTCGCTGCTCGACGGCGCCTCGTCGCTGTCCGCCGGCTACCCGTCCACCACCGCCGCGTCGATGGGCAGCTTCGGCACCGGCACCGCACCCGGCCGCACCGGCCTCGTCGGCTACACGGTCCGCAACCCCCGCGACGGGCGGCTGGCGAACATGGTGTCGTGGGAGGGCCTGGGGCCGGCACGCGAGTGGCAGCGAGAGCCCACGGTCTTCGAGCGCCTCGTCGCGCACGGCGTCACCGTCACGACCGTCGGGCCGGGGAAGTTCATGGGGTCAGGGCTGACGGAGGCGGCGCTGCGCGGCGGCGGGTACCGGGCCGCCGAGCCGCTCGCCGCCCGGGTCGACGCCGCGCTGCGGCTGCTGCGCGAGCCCGGCCTCGTGTACCTGTACTGGGGCGACGTGGACAAGACCGGGCACCACGAGGGCTGCGGCTCCTGGCAGTGGGGCGACGAGCTCGGGGCGCTCGACGGCGAGCTCCGGCGTCTCGTGCGGTCGCTGCCGCGCGGCGCGTCCGTCGTCGTGACCGCCGACCACGGAATGGTGGACGTCGACCCTGCCCGGCGCTGGGACGTCGCCGGCACGCCGGGGCTCGCGCAGGACGTCGAGCTGGTCGCGGGGGAGCCGCGCGCGCTCCACGTCCACCTGCGGCCCGGTGCGGACCCGGAGGCGGCCGCGGAGCGCTGGGCGGACGTGCTGGGCGACGCCGCGGTGGTGCTCACCGGGGACGTCGCGGTGGGCGCCGGCCTGTTCGGGGCGGTCTCCGACCACGTGCGGCCGCTGATCGGCGACCTCGTCGTCGCGACCACCGGCCGGGCGACCGTCGTGGACTCCCGGACGCAGACGCCGGCGTCGCTGCAGCTCGTCGGCGTCCACGGCTCGCTCACCCCGGCCGAGGTCCGGGTGCCGCTGCTGGCCGTGCACACCTGA